The stretch of DNA GCAGCGCTCCCGTTAATTGCGTACCTTCACGGTCTCAGCTTAAGCCCTGTTTTATGAAAAAAGGATTTTTATGTTTACTGTTTTTGGGTCTTTACCAATGCAGTACAATTGATTCCGACCAACAAAATATTGTTCATGTTCCTTATCGTAGCCCCGAACTCGCCCCTGGGCGCTTAAATATCGCCTTCCTGATCATGGATGGCGTTTACAATACGGAGCTTACGGCTCCTTACGATATCTTTCAGCACACCATTTTTCGGGATAGCATTCAGTCCATGAATACTTTTTTGGTGGCAAATACGCTCGACCCGGTCACGACTTTTGAAGGAATTCGACTTTTGCCAGACTTTGATTACCTAAAAGACACCTTGCCTAAAATTGATGTGTTGGTTGTGCCGAGTGCGGCGCATCACCTAGATACAGACCTTGAAGATGAAGCGATGATTGCCTTTGTACAGCGGGTAGATAAGGAGGCTCAATTTATCACTTCGCATTGTGATGGTGCCTTTGTATTGGCTAAAGCAGGTCTATTGGATCAGGTGGTTTGTACTACCTTCCCTAGCGACATTGATGCCATGCGCAAAATGTTTCCTCATTTGGATATCCGAGAGGGGGTGTTGTTTGTGCACGATGGTAAATATATCACTTCTGCTGGTGGCGCTAAATCCTTTGAGGCAGCGCTTTATCTTTGCGAATTACTGTATGGTAAGGAGGTTGCCAAGCGGCTGGCACAGGGCTTGGTAATTGATTGGAACCTGGAGGCGCTACCGCATTTGGTAGTAACAAAGAAATAGGTACTGAGTTCCGCCAAATGTCATAATCCTTGCTAAATGATTTTGTACTTCCTTTTTAGGTACCTGCGCTGTTTTATATATTGATGCCCACTAGTAGACAATTAGGAAGGAGAACGGAGAAAAGAGGCCTCCCCATTCTGTTAGCTCATTCCCTTTTGTCCATTAGTAAGATTGATGGCACCCGACAAATGTTTAAAAAATGGCGTACACCGAACCCTCACTGGACACCTGGACCTCCTTATTTTTATTGGTAGCAAGTCAAGGCCTTTTTCTCTCCTTTTTGTTGTTTCTAACTATGCGAAAGCAAGAACGTTCCAATATTTGGTTGGGATTAATCATGTTCTTTTTTGCGATTACTTTGGTAGATTATGTAGGTTATTGGACTCGATACAATTATTTTTTCCCTCGTTTTGCAGGGATTCATGGACCGATTGTATTCCTGTTTGGCCCCTTATTGTACAATTACCTTAGGCAATTGGATGATGTTTCTTATGGATTTCGAAATAGTTGGAAGCATTTTGTCCCTTTTTTGTTGGTGTTGTGCTATCGCTTACCTTTTTTTGCTTTGCCCAATACTGAGAAAATTCGCCTATTGCAAGGCGATTTCACCTTAATGGCTACCCTGCCCCTGTTGCCATATAATTTTTCCATATTTACAGGCTTATGTATTTTTCATCTGGCTATATACAGTTTTCTGATCTATAGCCTTTGGGCCAAAAAGGCACTTTCGAGGCCGTCTGATAGTCGCGCCGTGATTATTCAAAACATGTGGTATAAAGTGTTGTGGCAATTGTATACAGGTTTTGTGGCTAGTTATTTCCTTTATTTTGTACTGGTCCAGACCGGGTTTTTTACCCGTGCACAGGATTATGTGATTGCTTTTAGCATGTCATTATTTATTTACACAGTAGGGTATTTGGGGTATAGGAAACCTGCTATCTTCGGGGGGAGGGTACTTGAACGGGTTTTTCTCCCCGAAAAATACCGGCATTCTTCTTTAACAGCTGCTGCGGGTCAGTCTATTTTGAAAAAATTGCTCCAGCATATGCAGGTCACAAAGCCTTACCTTGAGAATGAGTTTAGAATGAATGACTTGGCAAACCAATTGGACATCAGCCCTCATCACCTGTCTCAGGTAATCAATGAAAAACTAAATATGAAATTTTCAGATTTTGTAAATGCCTATCGTATAGAAGAGGCAAAAAAACTATTGTCTGATCCAGCCCTTAAACATAAATATATTATTGACATAGCCTATACTGCGGGATTCAATAACAAAACGACCTTTAATAAGACCTTTAAAGACCAGACCGGAATGTCTCCAACCGCGTTTCGTAAACAGCAATTTGGCAATACTTCTACGGCTATTGCGTCCTAAGTGCTTGTTTGGAGGTAGCCTCTTGGGCTGCAAATATTTACTTATGGAACCTCTCTTCAGCTATTTTTTCGTCCATAGCCCCACTATGCACAAAAAAATGAGCTTTGCCAGAACCCATAATTAAATATTTTCGCTTCCAAAGCCTACCTCCAAACAAGCACTAAGCGTCAATTTTTATAGGATTGAACTGCTTTACTTCCAATTATATAGATATTTCTCCCTTGTCTATATCACTCACTGCGTTTGATTTCAAAAATTAGGAAATCACCATTTTAGGGCGGCATTCTATGGATGTTGCCCCTTTTTACCTACATACATGCTCTAAAAGTTATATTCTTGTTAAAATCCCGCAAATTTGGTTAAATCAGAATTCCTTCAAAATTCTATCAACTTCTTGTCAAGATCAACCCCTATTTTTGAAAAGACCTGAAAACCATCCTTCTCAGACCATTTAGGTCAATTCAAAACAAAAATCCTTAAGTGATTCATACTATTTAAATTAGAGGATTAGAAGACAAGCATGATCTGGGAATCTTATTTGGCGTTTTGCTCAAAAAAAAGCATTGCGCAAAAAAATCGAGGAAAGGAATGATGAAAAATTACAGAAAACTTTTTACTGCCCTATTATTTTTGATGTTTGGCTATGGTATGTCGATTGCCCAAAGCGGACCAGCGGAGTCCGATTCTTTCACGGATGAACGAGCTGTTATTGTTGGAAAGGTTATTAGTGCAGATGGGAATCAACCTTTAGAATTTGCTGCTATCTCTTTATACACCAAAAAAGACAGCGTCCTGGTAACCGGTGGAGTGACCAATGAAAAAGGGGAGTTTTCTATAGATGCTAATCCTGGCAGCTATTATGCCAAAGTTGAATTCATCTCTTTTAAAGTAACTATAATAGAGGATATTGTAGTAGATGAAGGGCAGCGAAAAGTGGACATAGGAACGATTGTGTTATCATCCGATGCGACTGTTTTAGCCGAGGTGGAAGTAAGAGCCGAGAAAAGTACGATGCAAATGTCGCTGGACAAGCGGGTTTTTAATGTGGGAAAAGATTTAGCCAATAGAGGTAGTTCCGTTACGGAGCTTTTGGATAATGTACCTTCTGTGAGTGTTGATATTGATGGAAATGTGAGTTTAAGAGGCAGAGATAATGTACGAATATTAATCAACGGAAAACCTTCAGGGTTGATTGGTAATGGTGATGCCAATGGCCTGCGTCAGTTGCCCGCTAACATGATTGACCGGATTGAGGTGATAACGAACCCTTCGGCGCGTTATGATGCAGCGGGAATGACGGGGATCATTAACATAGTACTCCGAAAAGAAAATGAAAAAGGCCTTAATGGTTCTTTTGATGTTAATGCAGGAAACCCTGACAATTTTGGGACGGCTATTAACCTCAATTACCGTCAACCCAAGCTTAACCTATTTGCCAATGTAGGCATAAATTACCGAAGAAGCCCAGGAGATAGAAACCTCTATCAGGAGTTTTATCGCAACGATACGACCTTTATCCTTGTAGAAACGGGCGATAGACTAAGGGGGGGCTTATCCAATACTTATCGCTTTGGTATGGATTATTATTTTAGCCCTAAAAGTACTTTGACCGGTGCCTTTTCCCTGAGGAATAGTAATGAGGACAATTTTTCTACTTTGACTTATGAAGACTTTCTATACAGTTTGGATAATCCAACGCGTATCACCCGGCGAACAGATGATGAAAGAGAAACGGAAACGGATTTGGAGTACTCACTGAATTACAAAAAGACCACCGACCGAAAGGGAGAGGAACTTACCCTTGATTTTCAGTATGAAGAAAACATAGAAACGGAAACCTCCGATTTTCTGGAGCAATATTTTGCCTCCGATCAATCTGCCACTGGAAAGGAAGATTTATTACAACGTTCAGGAAACAAAGAGGCTGTAAAGCGCTATTTAATTCAGACTGATTATGTTTTACCCATCGGTGAAGAAGGCAAATTTGAAACGGGGTACCGTGGGTCGATCCGAATCATTGATAATAGTTATTTAGTAGAAGAGTTTGAGGATAATGTATGGCAAAATCTGGTAGGGTTAAGTAATGACTTTTTATATAATGAAAACATACATGGTTTGTATTTTTCTTTGGGGAATAAAATCCATAAATTCTCTTATTTAGTAGGGTTGAGGGGGGAGTATTCCGATGTTCGTACTGAATTGGTGAATACCAAGGAGGTGAATGACCGCAATTATTTTAATTTATTTCCGACGGCGCATCTTACCTATGATCTAGCGCAACAAAATGCAATACAAATTAGCTACAGCCGGCGAATCAATCGTCCACGCTTTCATGACCTGAATCCATTTTTCTCTTATAGCAACCCTCGTAATTTCTATGGTGGAAATCCTAACTTAGATCCAGAATTTACCCATTCGTTCGAAATTGGGCATATCAAGTATTGGGAAAAAGCTTCTTTGAGCTCTTCTCTTTATTATCGATATTCTACAGGGGTTATTGAGCGTATCAAAACCATCGATGAAGTAGGAAATACCTATACGGTACCAATGAACCTGGCAACAGAAAATGCTTATGGGTTGGAGGTGACCTATTCCATGACACCCTATAAATGGTGGCGATTGAATGGCGATTTGAATTTCTATCGATCCTTAACGGATGGCAATAATGTCGGAGCTAATTTATCTGCGGATAACCTCAGCTGGTTTGGGCGAATGACGTCTATGATGACTATCAAAAAGAAGTTGGACTTCCAGCTGCGGTTCAACTACCGCGCGGCACAGACCACTACGCAAGGCAAACAAAAATCCATGTCTAATTTGGATTTAGCGCTTAGTCAGGACATCCTTAAAAATAAAGCAACGGTTACCTTTAGTGTAAATGATTTGTTTAATTCTCAATTGCGGAGGTTTATTTCATATGGCGATAATTTCTTTTCCGAAGGGTCCTACCGCTGGCGCAGAAGACAAATTATGCTTTCTTTTAACTACCGACTAAACCAAAATAAGAAGAAAGGGGGTGATCGTGGCGGACGTGAAGATGGTGGTGGTGATTTCGGCGGTGGCGAATTCTAAGAAATGAATGATTAGATTTTAACCTATCCTATTTATAGTCCATTAGGAACAAGGGGTGTTGAAAAAGATTAGCACCCTTTTTTTATGCCTATTTGACTTTTGGAAAGGGGAAGCCAAAGGGGAAGCCAAAGGGGAAGTCAAAGGGGAAGTGGGAAGGCGGAAGGCGGAAAGGCTCTGGAGCCCACTTTCCCACTTTTCCGCCTTCCCACTTCCCACTTCCCACTTCCCACTTCCGCCTTCCCACTTCCGCCTTCCCACTTCCGCCTTCCCACTTTCCTTTAGCCAGCATAAAAAAAAATGCTTTAGCATAAAACTATCTTTCCTATCTATACATCCTTAAGGAGAAAATAAGAATTACACGCAGTATTACCCTCAAATCGGGCATTTTGAATACGAACATCCATCAATTAATCATCAAGGCCCAAAGCGGCGATCAGGCTGCTTTAAACAAACTGTTCTCGCATTGGTATCCCCGGGTATACAATTGGGGGTATCGCTACTTTGGCGACGAGGAGATGGCAGCAGAAATAAGCCAACAGGCCTTCTTGGTCATGCAGCAGAAATTGGATCAGCTGAAAGATCCGGATAGCTTTAAATCCTGGATGTACCGAACCGTTATCAACCTCTGTCATAATGAAACGCGAAGGAGAAAGATTAAAAACAAAGCAGTAGAAAACTTGACCTACCGAGGTCAACAAGAAACATCACCGGCTGCGGATCATTTATACTTAAAAAAAGAACGTGCCCAACAGGTATTGAAAGCCCTTGAGCAATTGCCGGAAGAACAGCGAACCATCGTTATTATGAAAGAGTATGAAGAACTGAAGTTTAGAGAAATCGCTGAGATCCTTGACATCTCGGAGAATACGGCAAAATCTAGGTTGTACTACGCCTATAAAGCAATGCGTAAATTTTTTTTGACCCAACAACAGACTAAAGCAATCAGATATGAATAAACAGGAGCGCCTCATGGCTTACCTCTATGGCGAAATGAGTCCTGAAGAACGAAAGGAATTCGAATGGAGCTTGTCGGAAGATGCGGCCTTGCGGGAAGAACTGGAAGGTTTTGAAGAAACCCGGTTTAACCTGCGTGATTTGCCCGATATCAAACCACAGGCTACTGTTCTAAGTGTAGCGCCTGTGACTGCATTTAACTGGCGAAAGTTGGCCCTCAGAGCAGGCATTGCGGCTTCCTTTTTATTGCTATTGGCTTTGTCTAATGTGCGATTGGTTTTTACCAAAAACAGCTTTGCCATTGCTTTTGGAAAGGTAGCTGAAATGGAAACCGATCCTTCTTCTTCCCAAATGGCCATCACCCAGCAAGCGGAGGACCTTAAACTGCTCCTTTCACAAAAAGAAATTGAATTCAATCAGAAGTTGATGGCAATGGATTCGCTTTGGCAAGTCCAACTTGCGCAAAATAATGAAGAAAAACAAGCCGCATTTGTGAATCAGTGGAAAGCATTTCAAGCCCGACAGGCGGCAGAATTGGTCGCTTTAAGAACCCAATTTCGGGAAAAAGAACTCCCTCAGTTTGCTGCCCTTATCCAGGAAATGCAAGTAGGCCAAAAGCAGGAACTACAATTGTTGTTAACTGATTTTTGGGAAAATTGGCAAGCCACCAGGGTCGATGACCTAAAAGCGATAGAAACGGAACTGGTCAACCTTTACCAAAATGTGGAACGCAATCAAAATGAAACTGCAGTTGTAATCGATAATATTATTCGTGGCAATTTTTAAACTTGAATCATAACAAATAATCATGAGAAAAATAATCATCCTACTATTGACAATAAGCCCTTTATTGGGCCAGGCGCAACCTGAGCGCGAGACCAAAATCATGAAAGATATTGAAGTGGCCGAAAATATCCTGGCCTCCCTACTCAAAGAAGAAGCATCATCTGATGGACAATATTTTTTATTTTCAAGTGGAGCTTCTAACAATGTCCAAGGAACGTACATTAAGGATTTTGGTGCATTATTTACGATTGGCGGGAGGAACGGATCCTTTCCCCTTATCATTGGGCAAGGAAATGGCAATTATAGTTATTCCTACAACCTCAAGGGCTTAGCTAAACTTAAATCAGAATTACCTTATGCCGTTAACATCTATTCTGAAAAAGATAGGGATCGAAAAAGAGATAATGCTGACCAAAAAGAAACCGATGAGGTGGATGTAATGGCGTATTTTAAATCCGTGGCAGAGGAGTTTATCGTCAACTATGGCTATGTGATTCGAGGGATACAGCCCCAAGAGAAAATTTTGATAAGGTATGGTACAAATAGAGATAATGGCATTGCTATATGGCATATGGACGATGAAAAGGAATTGACAAATGGCGTGCTTTACACCGCAATGGTTTTAAAATCAGATATTGATGCTTTGCAAAAGGGGAATTTGACGGAAGAGCAACTGGCAGGTAAAATTATCTATACGGAAGGTGAAGCGGAAAAGGAAGAAGGGAATAAAGACTTAAAGTTAATGAACTCCATTTTCTCCCGCCTTTACCGAGAGGATCTGAGTGGAACCACTTGTATAAGAGGAAGTGGCACTCCAAAGTCTGAATATATTCCTGACCTGGGAATGGTCGTACAAATGGATATGAATGTCAGGTGTCGGGGTGATATTAATACTCGATTTAATCGCCTGGATTTTTTCAGAGATGGAGAGGTGCGAGGGGTAGCTCCACTTGCAGAAGCGGATGATAAAGAAACAAAGGAGGGGGAGATCAAAGAAAATCCGGATGAGGAATATCCCCAATTCCTGCAAGATTTAAAACAGAATATCATTGAATATGGTAGTATCGCCAAGTCTTTGGCTAAAGATGAGATTCTCGTGTTTAAGGTAGCATTTAGTGGCTGTAGAGATTGTAAGGTCATTCCTGAAAACCTCAGCATTACGGCCAAGGAATCTACCTTGACCGCTTACCGTCAAGGATCGCTTAGCCTGGAAAAAGCCATTAACCAGCTTAGTATTAATTAAACGTAAGAAATCACCCGACTATCAGCAAGACATCAGAAGTTTACCCTGGGCGTACCATGTAAAACTTCTGATGTCTGATGCGATCAAATCATAATATATCGCAACAAAAAAAGCCCCACTAATATATACAATATGGGATGTATCTTGCGGCCCTCACCCATGACCAATTGGATTAATACATAAAACATCATCCCGATAGCGATGCCATTAGCAATACTATAGGTGAAAGGCATTAACATCATCAATAAAAAGGCAGGTATGGCGCTTGACAATTCACTCATGTCAATCTTTTTGATGCCGTCCAACATCAATATCCCCACCATGATTAAGATGGGAGAAGTCGCTGCTGCGGGAATCATACCGGCGATTGGCGCTAAGAAAATAGCAAAAAGAAACAAAACGGCCACGACTACAGCAGTAAGGCCGGTTCGCCCTCCTGCCACGATTCCCGAACCACTTTCAATATAGGTGGTGACCGACGAAGTGCCTAAAAGAGCGCCTATCAACGTAGCAGAAGCATCAGAGAACAAGGCCTTTTCCATCCTGGGCAGGTCTCCGTTCTCATCTAGCAGATCACCCTTAGCTGCCGTGCCCAACAGGGTGCCTAAAGTGTCAAATAAATCTACCAGGGTAAAACTCAGTACAACCAAGATGATCGTAAGCGTAGCACTCAAAACTGTTTCTCCTTCTGGTATAGCAAATAAGCCTGCCAGATCCAATTGGAAGGCAGTAGGGGCTAAACTAATGCGGTCAAGGCTATAGGTGTCCGGCCATTGCGTTACGCCCATCGGGATGCCAATGAGGGTTGTCCCTAAAATGGCCCAAAGCATTGCTCCTCCAACCTTTCTTACCATCAGGATACACAATAGGGCAAAACCAATAATGGCTAATAAAACGGGTGGAGCCGACAATTGGCCAAGTTGAATGATCTGAGGGGGCGCATTTTGTATTTGTGCGATCAAGTTGCCAGCTTCTAATGTTTCATTTCCTAAAATAATATCAATAATAGGCCCTTGATTCATATCAATCAATCCTGCATTATTCAATCCTATGAGGGCAATAAATAGGCCTATTCCCGGGGCAATAGCTAATTTCAAATTGAGGGGAATGGCATCGATAATCGCTTTTCGCAAACCAGTGACGGTTAATATTATGAACAATACACCAGAGAGAAAAACAATAGCTAGTGCTTGTTGCCAGGTATATCCAAGGGTCAGCACCACCGTAAAAACGAAAAAGGCATTTAAACCCATTCCGGGCGCTTGAGCAAAAGGATAATTAGCATACAAACCAATGATAAGCGTGCCTATCGCGGAAGCAATACAGGTTGCCACCAGAACCGATTCCGTATCCATTCCCGCTTTGCTTAAAATGGCAGGGTTGACAAAAATGATATAAGACATGGTCAAAAATGTCGTCAGACCAGCTATGAATTCGGTGCGAAAATTGGTTCCGTGTGCAGTGAGTTGAAAAAAATTATCCATGGTGGAGCATTCTATTTTGGCACACAAACATAGGGTTTTCTTTGGAATACCACGCACCCCCCTTTCATTCTGTGGCAAATTTCCTACTTTTGGGGTTTAGCACATTATCATGAAAAAAACGCTTCTAGCCTTATTGGTTTTGCTGCCGATATTGGCATTTGGCCAGACAAAAGTCGCCTTTGCGGATTATCTCTCCTTGCGTGATTCCATCATGGGGTTGGATAGTACGCTTTACTTTGATCGAGAAGTCGATTTAAACCCCAAAGAGGCTCACCTGAATCGGGTTTTGGCAGCAGAACAAAAAACGTTGTTAGACCACTATAAAGCCACACATTTTTTTCCGCCTGCGCGGAATTTTTACCAATCCAAAGCACATATCGAAGCGACTAAAATTTTTGAAGTCATTCGGAAAATGCCGAAAGGCGGTGTTTTACACTTGCACCAACTCGCCATGAGTGATGCAGATTGGGTGGTCGATCGTGCCCTGCAAATCCCCGAAATGCATATTTATTGGGGGTCGCCTCATCCCTCGTTTATCAAAGGACAATTTCATGCCTATCCGATAGGTGATGCCCCCTCTGGCTTTTTTCCGGTGCAAGAGATGGAGCGACAATACCCAGCATTTGCTGATTCCATTCGTCAGCTGATTACATTTGAGGAATGGATCGATCGGGATTCTGTCGATATTTGGCTGCATTTTGAGGCGGTGTTTCAACGGATTTATCGCTTCGTTACCTATCAAACGGTCTTTCCAGACTATCTGGAACGTGGTTTAGCCCTTTTGGCAGCAGATCATATTCAGCATGTAGAGTTGAGAACACCATTTACCAATTGGCTTTATGACCTGGATCATCCCCAAGGTGGGTTGCCTATTGACGAATTTGTTCAAATATTGGACACCACTCTTCAGCGGATACGGCGAATAGACCCCCATTTTACGTTTAAAATCATCCATACCAATCTTCGGTTTAGGGATAATTCGACGATTTGGGCGGATATTCAGTACACCATGGGTATGCGAAAACGCTTCCCTGAATGGCTGAAGGGCTACGATTTGGTTGCAGAGGAAGATAATGGCCAACCTACTCTTTTCCATGCCAATACCTTTTTGCGGATGGATTCGCTGGAAGAAGCCATGGGTATCACCCTACCGCTTTACCTACACGATGGCGAGAGTGACTGGGCCTCAGTGGCTAATTTGTATGATGCTGTATTATTAGGCACCCAAAGAATTGGACATGGATTTAACTTGTTTCGTTTTCCGAACCTGATGGAAGAGGTAAAAAAACGGGCTATTTGTGTAGAAATCAACCCGCTGAGCAACCAGATCTTAGGTTACCTGCGCGATTTGCGTATTCACCCGGGCAGCACCTATCTGCGTCGGGGCCTGGATTGTGTCATTAGTTCGGATGATCCACTGATCTTTGATTACCAGGGCTTAAGTTATGATTTTTGGTCGGTGTATATGGCATGGGAACTGGACTTGGCAGCCTTGAAGCAGTTGAGTAAAAATAGTTTGCTGCATGCGGTCTTGTCGGATGAGGAGAAAGCAAAAGCCTTATCGGTTTGGGAGGAGCGCTGGCAGCAATTTGTCGAGGAGGCCCTTGCTCTTTTGGAAAATAAAGGCAATTGAGGCCTTCAATGGAAATTATTTTTTAATAAAGCAACGATGAGAATAGCTTTACCTATTGTTTTTTATATGATTCTTTTGCTGGCTGTGACAGCTTGCCAATCGCCGACTGCACCAGCAGCCCTCGCCAAAATACCCATAAAAGTGGTGATCGTGAGCATGTTTGAAGCGGGAAATGATACAGGGGACCGACCTGGTGAATTCCAATTTTGGGTAGAGCGATTGCCCTTACCCGCCAGTTTCCCCTTCCCCCAAGGCTATCGCCAACTCCGCTACAATCCAGACTTGCAAGTCCTAGGTATTATGACAGGGATTGGCAACACGAAATCGGCTGCCTCCATTATGGCGTTGGGGTTGGATGATCGCTTCGACCTCTCCAAGGCGTATTGGCTTGTAGCCGGGATTGCAGGGATAGATCCGGCAGATGCACCCACTGCTTCTGCGGCCTGGGCAGAGTGGCTCGTCGATGGCGACCTTTCTCATGAGATAGACGCCCGGGAAATTCCTGCTGACTGGAAAACGGGCTATTTTCCCCTCCGCCAAACGGAGCCTTATGCTCAACCTATTAATCCCAATAATGAAGGGGTCGTGGCTCAGCTCAATGCCGGCCTGGTGGATTGGGCCTACCAACTAACCAAAGACATAGAACTCCCTGATAATGAGGATATCAAAGCTATGCGGGAGCAATATGTTGGCTATCCGGCCGCTACGATGAAGCCGCTCGTACTCAAAGGTGACCAGCTAGCAGGCAGTACCTATTGGCATGGCAAGTTGCTGACAGAATGGGCCAATGACTGGGTAGCCTATTGGTCCGAAGGGAAAGGCAACTTTGTCACCTCAGCCATGGAAGAGATGGGGACCTACCATGCCCTGGATCGTTTGCACCAAAGCGGGTTGGTCGACAAAAATCGCCTGCTCGTTCTCCGGACGGCTTCGAATTTTAGCATGCAATGGCCTGGCATCACTGCCCAACAGAGCTTGGCTGGCGAAAAATTGACAGGGAAAGGCTATTCTGCATATATTCCTGCCCTAGAATCAGCCTACAAGGTAGGCCAACCCGTCGTGATGACGCTTGTAGAGGGCTGGGATGTCTATGCAGCGCAGTTACCAGGGCAGGAGTGATAGCTACTTCTATCAAAAGGGGCCACCGCCAAGCAGCAGCCCCACTTACGTTACATCAATTAAAACAACAAGTTCTAAATTATCTTTCTACTTTGCTTCTCCACTTGCAATTAGGAATACATCATTATCCAAAACGGGAACTGTTTGCAGGTAAGCCCAAATGGCTTTAATTTCTTGGTCGCTCAATTTTGAATAATCTGGCATGATGGGGTTTAGGCTTGCACCATTGGGCCGCTTGCGGTTTTTTACAGCCTCAACGAATTGAGCTTCGGTCCAGGCTCCAATTCCTTTTTCTTTGTGCATGGTAATATTGGGGCTATAGATTAAGCCCTTTCCCTTCATTTCGATTTTATTTCCTCCACCAAAATAGCCAGCAGATTTTTCGGGTTCCAAAACATTATTGGTTTCAAAACTAGCTGAGTGGCAATTGTAACACTCCAGCATATCCGTTGCTAAATATTTGCCATAGACCACCAGGTTTTGTGTATCCTGTGGCGGAATGCTTTGCCCTTCATAGGGTAGCGGTTTGAAGACGAGGCGCGAAAGCGCTTTGCCAACAAAGCCGAGTTTGGGTTCAGGCCATGCTTGCTCAGAAGCCTTTAGCTCCGGCGCATCAGAGCGGAGGTAAGCAATAATGCTGTAAATATCTTCATCTGATATATGAGGTAGTCGGGACATCATTGGCATGGCTAGCTGGCCATTTCGTTTGATACCGGTTCGGAAGAGATAAAGTAACTCACCATCCGTATACTTGCCGATGCCATGTTCTGGGTGTTGGGTAATATTTGCCGTATAGATGGTGCCAAAGGCGGGGTCATCCTCCAGTAATTTGCCATCCAGTTTATCGGATTGACCACTGTGACAAAAGGTACAAGTCGTACCTACGATCTTAGCCCCTCTCGCCAGTCGGGTGGAATCGGGTTCCACTTTGAGGTCGGGAGCATTAACTTCATACGAGGGAATAGGTGCAAATTGGTTATAGGTGGCTACCAGTGCAATAACCAATATGATTACACCTAGTAGAATGCCTAATACTTTAAGTACTTTTTTCATGATAGGATCTTTAAGAATTAGAAATTAAAAACTAGCGTAGCGATTAAATCTTGGCTTCTATGAGCTTGATAGAACCTTCTGTGTCGACTATTTGGGCTAATTTTAAGCCTGCTTTTTGGAAAAGCAGGTCATATTGCTTGGCTGTCCTTTCGCGACCTCCTGGGCCAGTGAGCATTTCTATATCCAGCACTTTGGCACTAATACTGTCGGGGTTCTCTGTGATGAGCCATTCACATACCATGATTTTTCCATTAGGGGTTAGTGCCTTTTTGCA from Saprospiraceae bacterium encodes:
- a CDS encoding purine nucleoside permease yields the protein MRIALPIVFYMILLLAVTACQSPTAPAALAKIPIKVVIVSMFEAGNDTGDRPGEFQFWVERLPLPASFPFPQGYRQLRYNPDLQVLGIMTGIGNTKSAASIMALGLDDRFDLSKAYWLVAGIAGIDPADAPTASAAWAEWLVDGDLSHEIDAREIPADWKTGYFPLRQTEPYAQPINPNNEGVVAQLNAGLVDWAYQLTKDIELPDNEDIKAMREQYVGYPAATMKPLVLKGDQLAGSTYWHGKLLTEWANDWVAYWSEGKGNFVTSAMEEMGTYHALDRLHQSGLVDKNRLLVLRTASNFSMQWPGITAQQSLAGEKLTGKGYSAYIPALESAYKVGQPVVMTLVEGWDVYAAQLPGQE
- a CDS encoding c-type cytochrome, with product MKKVLKVLGILLGVIILVIALVATYNQFAPIPSYEVNAPDLKVEPDSTRLARGAKIVGTTCTFCHSGQSDKLDGKLLEDDPAFGTIYTANITQHPEHGIGKYTDGELLYLFRTGIKRNGQLAMPMMSRLPHISDEDIYSIIAYLRSDAPELKASEQAWPEPKLGFVGKALSRLVFKPLPYEGQSIPPQDTQNLVVYGKYLATDMLECYNCHSASFETNNVLEPEKSAGYFGGGNKIEMKGKGLIYSPNITMHKEKGIGAWTEAQFVEAVKNRKRPNGASLNPIMPDYSKLSDQEIKAIWAYLQTVPVLDNDVFLIASGEAK